One window from the genome of Lacerta agilis isolate rLacAgi1 chromosome 16, rLacAgi1.pri, whole genome shotgun sequence encodes:
- the LOC117060996 gene encoding uncharacterized protein LOC117060996 yields MMARRLLLGTRLLQLRSRGSLGLLPRSLASSPKTPQHSAPQNHVYSTEGGSASKPSRRYPVPNKKDLPYDIVELMEEVEVKSGFLPNVFKVMSHRPAEFRAFFAYYNAIMNKETGSLSKADKELIVVATSIVNKCPYCVIAHGALHRIYSKKPTLADQVTVNWQMAELSDRERAMVEFALAVCRADNITEEHFQKLEANGFDREDAWDIGTITAFFAMSNRIAHFTDMHPNPEFYVMGRIPREKEKSNVS; encoded by the exons CTTCTGCCTCGCAGTTTGGCGTCTTCCCCGAAAACTCCTCAACACTCTGCACCTCAGAACCATGTGTACAGCACAGAGGGGGGGAGTGCCAGCAAACCGTCCAGGCGCTATCCAGTACCCAACAAGAAGGATTTGCCATATGATATAGTAGAGCTCATGGAGGAAGTGGAAGTAAAG AGTGGGTTTTTACCCAACGTGTTTAAGGTTATGTCTCACCGACCGGCAGAATTCAGAGCATTCTTTGCTTATTACAATGCCATCATGAACAAGGAGACAG GAAGCCTAAGCAAGGCTGACAAAGAGCTCATTGTTGTGGCCACGAGTATTGTTAACAAATGTCCATACTGCGTAATTGCACACGGTGCTCTACATCGGATATACTCCAAAAAACCAACGTTAGCAGATCAG GTCACTGTGAACTGGCAAATGGCCGAGCTGAGTGATCGGGAGAGGGCCATGGTTGAATTTGCACTCGCCGTCTGCCGAGCGGATAATATCACCGAAGAGCACTTTCAGAAGCTGGAGGCGAACGGGTTTGACCGAGAAGATGCCTGGGACATAGGCACAATTACAGCCTTTTTCGCCATGTCGAACCGCATAGCTCACTTCACAGATATGCACCCAAACCCAGAATTCTACGTCATGGGAAGGATaccgagagagaaagagaagagcaaTGTCTCCTAA
- the LOC117061078 gene encoding uncharacterized protein LOC117061078 produces the protein MWRLLLQLGRRGSPSLLPPGALGSFGVRPRTVASNHAYSTDERNATKSTERFPTRKEDLPNDIAELMKREEAKRGFLPNVFKVMSHRPAELRAFLAYFNAVVNNETGNLSMADKELIIVATSVANQVPYCAVAHGALHRMYSKKPVLADQIMVNWKMADLSDRELAMLEFALAVCRADTITNEHFQKLEAHGFDREDAWDIGAISAFFAMANRIAQFTDMHPNPEYYTMGRTPREKEKTK, from the exons ATGTGGCGGCTTCTCCTGCAGCTCGGCCGTCGGGGTTCTCCCTCC CTCCTGCCTCCTGGTGCGTTGGGGAGCTTTGGGGTGAGACCCAGAACTGTAGCCTCGAACCATGCATATAGCACAGACGAGAGGAATGCCACTAAGTCCACTGAGCGCTTTCCAACACGTAAGGAGGATTTGCCAAACGATATAGCAGAGCTTATGAAGAGAGAAGAAGCAAAG CGTGGGTTTTTACCCAATGTGTTCAAGGTGATGTCTCACCGCCCAGCAGAACTCAGAGCATTCCTTGCTTATTTCAATGCCGTCGTGAACAACGAGACAG GAAACCTTAGCATGGCTGACAAAGAGCTCATTATCGTGGCTACGAGTGTTGCAAACCAGGTTCCCTACTGTGCAGTTGCACACGGTGCCTTACATCGGATGTACTCTAAGAAACCAGTCCTGGCAGATCAG ATCATGGTGAACTGGAAAATGGCTGACCTAAGTGATCGTGAGCTAGCCATGCTTGAGTTTGCACTCGCTGTCTGTCGAGCAGATACCATCACCAATGAGCACTTTCAGAAGCTGGAGGCACACGGGTTTGACCGAGAAGATGCTTGGGACATAGGCGCCATTTCAGCCTTTTTTGCCATGGCAAATCGCATAGCTCAGTTCACAGATATGCATCCAAACCCAGAATACTACACCATGGGAAGGACaccgagagagaaagagaagaccaAATAG